Genomic segment of Nocardiopsis mwathae:
GGTAGCGCCGCTACCCGGATCCGGTCAGGCGGCCAGCGCGAGGGCGACGCCGAAGGCGGTCAGCGCGACGCCGCTGCCCAGTTCGATGCCCTGGCGGACCCGGCGGCGGCGCAGGAACTCGGTCAGGCGGGTGATCGACAGGATGTAGATCAGCCACCACGCCCCCGTCACCAGCACCACGATGGAGCCCAGCACCGCCGTCTGCAGGGTGGCGTCGGCGGGGGAGTCGATGAACTGCGGCAGCGCGGTGAGGAAGAACGCCAGCGGCTTGGGGTTGAGCACGTTGTTGAGCAGGCCCTGCCAGAACGGGGCGCCGCCGTGCACCCCCGTGCCCTCGGTCGGCTCTCCCTCCCCGCCGGAGGCCGGGTCGGCGGCCTGGACGAGGGTGCCCGCGCGCCATCGCCGCCGGAGCCGCACCAGCGCGCTGGTGCCCAGGTAGATGAGGTAGGCCGCGCCCGCCAGGCGCAGCACCGTGACGAGCGTCGGGTTGGCCGCGATGAGCACGGTCAGCCCGGCCGCGGCCAGGGCCGCCCAGGCCGACATGCCCAGCACGCAGCCTGCGGCCGTCGCGAAGCCGGTGCGGCGTCCCCCGGTGAGGGTGTTGCGGGTGACCAGGACGAAGTCCGGTCCGGGTAGGACCACGATCAACACCGTGGTGAGGGTGAAGAGGAGCAGGTGCTCCGGCTGTGGCATGGCGGATCCCTCCCATCGGGTGAGCTGCGTCACCGCTGCGGCCTGCGACACGACGAAACGACCGGGAGGTCCCGGTCGTTTCACGGCAAGAACAGCTCAATTATGTTGAGTTATCGGTCTATATGGCAAACTGCCGTGATATCTTCGGACCATGGCCGATAATCTGCGTCTTGATTCGACCGACCTGGAGATTCTGCGGGTTCTGCAGAACGATGCACGGATCACCAACCGCGAACTCGCCGCCACCGTGGGCATTGCGGCCTCCACCTGCCTGGACCGCGTCAACCGGATGCGCGAGGGCGGCGTCATCCTGGGCTACCGCCTCCAGGTTTCGCCCGAGGCTCTGGGGCGCCCCATCCAGGCATTCCTCACCATCCGCGCCCAGCACCGCCGCGAACTGCTCGCCTCCCTGGCCGAGCACATCCGCTCCCAGCCCGAGACCCGCGCGCTCTACCACCTGGCCGGGCGCGACGACTTCCTGGTCCTGGTGGCCGCCGAGAGCGTCGCCGACCTGCAGCGGCTCGTCATCGACGAGCTCACCTGCCGACCGGAGATCACCCAGGTGCAGACGACTCTGGTGTTCCAGGAGTGGGAGGGCGGCCCGCTGCTCCCGCCCGGCGCGCGGGCCTGACCGCGCAGACGTGTGCGGGTGACCGGCGTCACCCTCGCCCGGGGCGCGTCCCGGTCTATTGTGTGCACGTGGCCCCCGCACCGGGGCCCTCGGAGAACACGACCCGACCGGGTCGCACAGCGGCAGAACAGTGACAGAAAGGCCGTGCCGTGGCCGTCCGAACCCGCGGTGGCGAAGGCAGCTCAGCAAGACCCCCGTCCCCGGCGTCCTGCGCCCCCGCCGACCGCGCCGAGGCCGCCGCGGCGGCCGCGGCCGGTGAGAGGGCCGGCGCGGCGGCCGCGGCCGGTGAGAGGGCCGGCGCGGCGGCCGACACCGTGCCGCGGCGCCTGCTCACCGCGGCCACCCGGCTCTTCGCCGAGAAGGGCTTCGACCGCACCTCCGTGAAGGAGATCGTGGACGCCGCCGCCGTCACCAAGGGCGCGATGTACCACTACTTCGCCGCCAAGGACGACCTGCTCGCCGAGGTCTACGCGCGGGTGCTGCGCATGCAGATGTGCAGACTGGAGGAGATCGCCGCCTCCGGCGGGCCCGTCGACGACCGCCTCGGCCGGGCCGCCGCCGACGTCGTCGTCAGCACCATCGCCAACCTGGACGACGCCACGATCTTCTTCCGCTCGATGCACCAGCTCAGCGCCGCCAAGCAGCGCGAGGTCCGGGCCGAGCGGCGCCGCTACCACGAGCTGTTCCGGTCGCTGATCAGCGAGGGCCAGAGCGAGGGCGTCTTCGCCGACCGCGTGCCCGCGGACCTGGTGGTGGACTTCTACTTCGGCTCGGTGCACCATCTCAGCACCTGGTACCGCGCCGAAGGCGCGCTGACCCCCGCCGAGATCGGCGCCCACTACGCCCGCCTCCTCCTCGACGCCCTGCGGCCCGCGACCGCCCCCGCCTGACCCCGGCGCCGTGCGCCCGCCCGGCCCGGAGCACCCCCGGCGGAGCCGGAACCCCCGCCACCACTACGATGCGTGCGACGCACCGGCAGACCGAGCACGCACAACGGGGGCCCCGCCATGACCGAACGTCCCGCCTGGATGCAACCCCGCTTCGACGACCCCGCGGCACCGCCCGGGATCGACACGAGCGCCGCCCACCCCGCCCGGATCTGGGACTACTGGCTGGGCGGCAAGGACAACTTCGCCGCCGACCGCGCCACCGGCGATCTGATCCTGGAGGCCATGCCGCAGATGGGCGCCAACGCCCGCGCCGACCGCGCGTTCCTCGGCCGGGCCGTGCGCCACCTCGCCGCCGACGCCGGCATCCGGCAGTTCCTCGACATCGGAACCGGCATCCCCACCGCCGACAACACCCACGAGGTCGCCCAGTCGGCGGCCCCGGACAGCCGCGTCGTCTACGTCGACAACGACCCGGTCGTGCTCGCCCACGCCCGCGCCCTGCTCGTCGGGGACGAACGGGGCAGGACCGACTACGTCCACGCCGACCTGCGCGAGCCCTCCGACGTCCTGGAACAGGCCGCCCGGACCCTGGACTTCGACCGGCCCGTCGCCGTCATGCTCCTCGGCGTGCTGGAGTTCATCACCGACCCCGGGCAGGACGCGGCCATCGTGCGGACCCTGATGGACGCCCTGCCCTCCGGCAGCCACCTGGCCGTCTCGGTGTCCACCACCGAGGTGGACGCCGCGGCCATGGAGGAGGCCGCGCGGCTGTGGAACGAGGGCGGCTCCACCCCGCTGGTGCTGCGGACCGCCGACGAACTCGCCGCGCTGTTCGACGGCCTGGAAACGGTGGCACCCGGCGTCGTCCCGTGCACGGAGTGGCGCCCCGAACCCGGTGCCGACACCACCCCGGTGGCGCAGTACTGCGCGGTCGGCCGCCGCCCCTGAGGCGCCGCGCGGACACGCCGACGGCGGACACGGGTGGGTCGACCGCTCTCCTGTGGCCCCTGATGCGGTAGAACGTCGACATGACGGAAAGCATGAGTGACAG
This window contains:
- a CDS encoding LysE family translocator; the protein is MPQPEHLLLFTLTTVLIVVLPGPDFVLVTRNTLTGGRRTGFATAAGCVLGMSAWAALAAAGLTVLIAANPTLVTVLRLAGAAYLIYLGTSALVRLRRRWRAGTLVQAADPASGGEGEPTEGTGVHGGAPFWQGLLNNVLNPKPLAFFLTALPQFIDSPADATLQTAVLGSIVVLVTGAWWLIYILSITRLTEFLRRRRVRQGIELGSGVALTAFGVALALAA
- a CDS encoding Lrp/AsnC family transcriptional regulator, whose translation is MADNLRLDSTDLEILRVLQNDARITNRELAATVGIAASTCLDRVNRMREGGVILGYRLQVSPEALGRPIQAFLTIRAQHRRELLASLAEHIRSQPETRALYHLAGRDDFLVLVAAESVADLQRLVIDELTCRPEITQVQTTLVFQEWEGGPLLPPGARA
- a CDS encoding TetR family transcriptional regulator, producing MPRRLLTAATRLFAEKGFDRTSVKEIVDAAAVTKGAMYHYFAAKDDLLAEVYARVLRMQMCRLEEIAASGGPVDDRLGRAAADVVVSTIANLDDATIFFRSMHQLSAAKQREVRAERRRYHELFRSLISEGQSEGVFADRVPADLVVDFYFGSVHHLSTWYRAEGALTPAEIGAHYARLLLDALRPATAPA
- a CDS encoding SAM-dependent methyltransferase; this encodes MTERPAWMQPRFDDPAAPPGIDTSAAHPARIWDYWLGGKDNFAADRATGDLILEAMPQMGANARADRAFLGRAVRHLAADAGIRQFLDIGTGIPTADNTHEVAQSAAPDSRVVYVDNDPVVLAHARALLVGDERGRTDYVHADLREPSDVLEQAARTLDFDRPVAVMLLGVLEFITDPGQDAAIVRTLMDALPSGSHLAVSVSTTEVDAAAMEEAARLWNEGGSTPLVLRTADELAALFDGLETVAPGVVPCTEWRPEPGADTTPVAQYCAVGRRP